The genome window GGCTCCGGTATCGCCGTCGGCTTAGGCCTGTCCGGCCGTGCGACGCTGTCCACCGTGGCCTTGCTGTTCGGGCTGGGGCTGGTGGTCGTGCTCGCTGCCGAAACCACCGCGCGCGTGATCGGCGATGCGCTCGGCGAGGATGCCGAAGATCGTCTGGCCTGGTTCTCCACAGGGGCAGAGAAGCTCTTCGCGCCCGTCGTGCGACTAGGGAATTGGGTCGAGGCGGCGTTTGCCGAAGTCGTCTCCGACGCCGACGCCACCATCGAGCGTCGCGAGGAAGCCGCGGCCCAGTTCCGCGAAGTGATCACGAGTGAAGCCGACGTCTCGCGCGACGAGCGCGACCTGCTGCTTGGCGTTTTCGAATTCGGCGAGACCACCGTCGAGGAAGTGATGGTGCCGCGGGTGGACATCGTCGGCATCGAGCAGGAGACGCCGTGGTCGGAGATGCTCGACCGCGTGCGTAGCGCCCAGCATTCCCGGGTGCCCGTCTTCGAGGATACGGTCGACGAGATCGTCGGTATCCTCTACGTGAAGGATTTGCTGCCGTCGGTGTTGGCAGACGATGAGCCGGACGGTGGCTGGCAAACCTTGCTGCGTCCGCCCGTGTTCATTCCGCCGTCGAAGCGCATTGCGGATCTCCTGCGCGAGTTTCGCGTGGCGGGTCGACACATTGCGGTGGTGGCGGACGAGTACGGCGGCACCGCCGGTCTCGTGACGATCGAGGATGTGCTCGAAGAGCTGGTCGGCGAAATCCGCGACGAGTACGATCAAGAGGAACGGCAGGTCGAAACTGAAGAAGGCGTGCGTTTTTGGGTCTCGGGCCGCCTCACACTCGATGATCTCTCGGAAGCGTTGTCTCACGACTTCCGCCGCGACGACGTGTCGACCGTCGGCGGGCTGGTGCTCGAACTGCTGGGGCGTGTGCCCCGCGCGGGTGAGACGCTGGCGGTCGGCCCGTTCAAGGTGATCGTCGAGCGCGTGGTGCGCCGCAAGATCGAACGGGTCTACCTCGAGCGCGTGCAGCCGCTCGATGCGGCCGCGGGAGACAGCTGATGCCTCTGCTCATCACGCTGTTCTCGGTTGCCATCGTGGGGACGCTCACACTGTCCGCGACGGCTGTCCGGGCGGTGAGCCGTCTGTGGCTCCGGCACTGGATCGAGCGACGCCACGGCGGCACCGGTGCGATGGCACGCTATCTCGAGCGTCCAGCCCGTCTGCTGCACGCCGCGGCCACGGCGAGCATGTTGATTGTGTTTGCGACGGGCTCGATGATCGCCATGGCGGATGGATTGCGCGCCTGGGAGTTTCTGGTCGACGTGCTCCTGTATCTCACGCTGCTGGTGCTGGTGGGGCAGCTGCTGCCGCGCGCGGTGGGGCGTCGGTGGGCGCCGCAGCTGGTGCCCGTGCTGGTACCGCTGTTGCGCCTCGTCGATTTGCTGCTCACACCATTTCATGTCGTAGCCGATCTCGTGCGGCGCGTACTGGCGTCGGGACCGGCGTCGGCCACCGACGAAGATGGACGTGAGGGGCTCGAGGAACTGCTCCGCGACGGCGCGTTCGACGACATCAGCACGACGGAAGAGATGGCGATCATCTCCGGCGTGGTGCAGTTCGGCGACAAAGTCGTGCAGGACGTGATGTCGCCGCGCGCCAAGATCTTCGCGTTGCCCGACGGCCTGCCGGCGGCAGAATTGGCCCTGCGTGTGGCGCAGGCCGGGTACAGCCGGGTGCCGATCT of Gemmatimonas sp. contains these proteins:
- a CDS encoding hemolysin family protein produces the protein MSAVAWGLATGGAVVAALAAVADGALLSEPPQSSIPVERSTLAPPAPVVPRPVPSRERTHRALAFARVLGHLAAGSGIAVGLGLSGRATLSTVALLFGLGLVVVLAAETTARVIGDALGEDAEDRLAWFSTGAEKLFAPVVRLGNWVEAAFAEVVSDADATIERREEAAAQFREVITSEADVSRDERDLLLGVFEFGETTVEEVMVPRVDIVGIEQETPWSEMLDRVRSAQHSRVPVFEDTVDEIVGILYVKDLLPSVLADDEPDGGWQTLLRPPVFIPPSKRIADLLREFRVAGRHIAVVADEYGGTAGLVTIEDVLEELVGEIRDEYDQEERQVETEEGVRFWVSGRLTLDDLSEALSHDFRRDDVSTVGGLVLELLGRVPRAGETLAVGPFKVIVERVVRRKIERVYLERVQPLDAAAGDS
- a CDS encoding CBS domain-containing protein, whose product is MPLLITLFSVAIVGTLTLSATAVRAVSRLWLRHWIERRHGGTGAMARYLERPARLLHAAATASMLIVFATGSMIAMADGLRAWEFLVDVLLYLTLLVLVGQLLPRAVGRRWAPQLVPVLVPLLRLVDLLLTPFHVVADLVRRVLASGPASATDEDGREGLEELLRDGAFDDISTTEEMAIISGVVQFGDKVVQDVMSPRAKIFALPDGLPAAELALRVAQAGYSRVPIYRDTPDQIIGMVHVFDVFVRSGETLPPIRPVTVATSTKSAKELLFELLRSRRQLAIVQDDGTVVGLVTLEDLLEELVGDIRDEHDDE